In the Salvia splendens isolate huo1 chromosome 16, SspV2, whole genome shotgun sequence genome, GGCAACGGCTGCGCCACCGTtgatgtgtgcgacgaaccgGTCGAAAAATcgaaactggggcgatagacgtcccccggcgtcccctgtgtcACCGGGGATCCCCCCGTCGCCGCTAcccccccccccggcgtcccctgcgtcgcctgtaccccccgggcatcatctgcatcccgggtgcccaccccgacatcatctgGGCACTGGGTGCCCACTCCGGCATCGCCtgaaacccccccggcggactccccccggCTGGCATCccaggcatcatctgctgccacgggtacatgttgtagtatggtggcatctgactccatccacttCCCATGGGGACCAGGGGAGTTTGAGCTTGAgacccgctactccctgaagtaggctcgttgttgagatccatttaccgttgttgatcttgtacagaaatgtAGAtcgagagagtactcgttaaaacaagtggtgcgaatgaaaatgacgtgcaaggcgcgtatatatagtgtttcggaaaaaaaaattcgcgctaggttgtgcgctaggcgatccggacgctgcaatagcgtcgagcggatcgcccagcgcaccgcctagcgccacggaaccgccgagcgctaggcggtttttaaatccggaaaccgctaggcggttgcaatagaccgcctagcgcaccgcctagcgccggcgctcggctaagcggtgcgctaggcgctattgtggatgctcttaaaactAATAGTCTAGACAAGTGGGACCCCaactactaacttttttcacccacttttcttaacattaaTTAAAACTTGTGCCAAAAATAAATGTGACTTCTATTCACggatgaagggagtactatttaattaaaatttcctaaaataccctcCATGGCCCAAAAATCACATGCTTGGTACATAGAGTTATTTTTGTCACGAGGTACAAAAAATGCTATAGAAAAACCAAGGACTATTATTGTGCGAAATTGAAAAATCAATGATCATTTATGAAGTTCACTCTGTATTAAATGAAGTTAGATTCATACGTTGCTAATATTTCACCTCACGAAATCAAGCATGTATCGGAGGATGTTATACTTTGTCTgttacataaaaataaatatttttagaattacacatattttaatagacaattgataaagtaggagagatataaaaaattaattggagtattgttagtgaaaaataaGTCCTACtttattagagagagaaaagttcAAAAATAGAAGCAAATTATATTTATGGGATAAACCAAAAGAGAAATAATGTCTaattttatagaataaaaagTGACATACATTAATTTTCAAATTGTATACGTTAATTCCATAGAAGTACAACTTTTTTAAAAAGCCTTGTGTTATTTGCGTCCAATTTGGAATATAGGTTCTCAAATGGTAGGACTTGAAAATTTTTTACCCGACggccgacacgaatccgcacgaaaataatgagttTGGATCTGGCGTCATTGGATTTGTATCCTTATTGGGTTGACCTGTTAAGAACCCGaaaatttcgggttgggtttgGGTTGGATGCAAGTAGGATACGGATAGCCCATTAAGAAATATTttcattattgttattatttttaaaataaattatgctTTACAAATTTCTTGTAAATCAGGTTTAAATTGTGGAAAATGGATTCTTATCGCGTAAATCAAGTTTAAAAATTAGGTTTAATCATGTAATGTATGGTTCGgattgttatcgtgtcgtgtcaactcATATTATATTGTGTCGTTAATGGATTTGGGTCGTGTTCAGATTTGAGGGTAACAGGTCGGGTTTGTGTTCGAATTGACAATTTCCTTAACATGTGAGGTTTgagttaggccttattgggttgcaTCGGAGCTAACGACACCCATAGTCTAATGGGCCACCTTGTTTTTGTCATCCAATTTTGGGAGAAACGCGAAACGATCACACATTTACACGTGTTCGAAAATGTGATAAAAATGCTTGTTTGGTCACGTGAAAGCAGTGTTGTTAAAAACGTGACCCGAGCGCGCTCGGGGCGTGGGGCGCTCAGGTCGAGACCGGCTTCGCCCCGACATGGGTGAGTCGAGCGAGATTCATGGGGCGCAGTTGGGGCGCAGTTGGGCGGTGGGGGCGACGGCATTCATTGTGTTAACAAAATTTTTTGGGTTTTGAAAATGGAGATGTGCTTTAATGGGTAGAGAATCGAGGCATTCATTATTTAATCCACCTTTTCCTCTATTCAAGATTAAGTAATTGTTTTCTCAGCCTCATCATCTCTGCGACCCACTTTTTGATATTTCcctagattaattaattagtttttaaACCACTAGGTTagtctaattaaattattaattcttattcacCCACTCAAGTTAGAGTCTGTATCAATTCCAATGCATTAGTTATTGCAGTTATTTTATTActcaataattctttttttaccCACTCTACAAGTTAGAAAAgtaaaaattttagtttttttttaattaaaatattcattataTTGATTAAATACCTTTAAATATTActacataaatgataaataatcTAAAAAATGGTACTTTCACACCAAGAAGTCTTTTTCACACAATGTATTTCATTAACCTGTATTAAAAGTATAGATATAGCTTAATTAGGCTAATAGTACGCGCTGATTCGTGGGTCCATATTCAGATGTGAGATGGAGTAATGATGTATGTAGatttatttgatgtgataaacatTCAAACAACAAACttataaaagagacacaaatataatcatcattcggctattctggcgccccgattcgtgggtctctcgccccgtcgccccatcgccccgcgacccggGGTCCCCCTCATTGCCCCGgggcgccccgcgaccctaacaacactgcgTGAAAGTGTTGCGCATTTTCAACTATACATATCAAGCCCCTTGTGTTTTTTCTCCTCATTCCTATAAATTTGTAGTACTCCCTTCTTTTCATGTGTTTTTACCCCTCTTATTAACAGCACCCTCCGTGCACAGCCGAAGAGCTTGAATTATCACATGCCCGAACAAATAATGTAAGTATAGGTTAACTAATGACTAAAAAAAACGATGAAGTTGGATACCACAAACAAAAACTGTGAAATCTCTCCTACTATTAGAGGAGTCCAATTTGCAGGGCTTGTATAAGAAAATAGGTAGGTAGTAAAAAGTAAACACTATTTCCAAAGGGTTGAAATCAAGACGAAGAACAGAACATATCTATTCCCCACGATATTGACATAAACACTATTAATCTGGAATTTTGTTAATctgtaatttttgaaaaaaaatcctaGCTGGGGAGTAAGCATACAATCATGTCACTGTAAAAACAACCTGTGACTGTGAAAACCTCGAATGTGGTAACCAGCATATTTTTGCAAATTAGTCATTAGTCATCCAAATAATAGTAAGATCCAGCGGACTTCTGCTCCCGATCCTTGGTCGACTCGAGTTTGTTGATTCTAGGCCGGAAATTTGTGGGGTCCCTTCTGAATGTGATATCCAGGTGCTATATACATGTTAAGCATTATGGAAGAATTGTTTAAAATATAGATGTGATGTGGCTTACAGATAAGAAGAGGTTCATTCCAGTCAGCAGTGATTGAGGTGAATTGGCAACACAGTCAATGGATGGCTTTCCCTCATACACAATCACCCTATCAGCAAGGTATGTTGCCATGATGAAATCATGCTCCACAACAAATGCAGTCTTCTTCGCGTGAAGTATGAACCTCTTTATGACTTTTGAAGCAACAATGCGCTGCTCTGAGTCAAGAAAGGCACTTGGTTCATCTATCAAATATATATCAGCTGGCTGCAGCCGTACCAAAACAAAACAAGTGTAAATGACACAATAATATCCAAAGTAAATACTCCATATGGACAGGATCACCTTTCCAAGACAAATAGTGAGGGCAACCCTCTGCAATTCTCCACCAGAAAGATTCACCACCTCTTCATCCATCAATTGCTCAATCAATAGAGGCTTCATCACATCAGATACAAACTGAGGATGCATGTAAGAATCACGAATTCTTGAAATCAACAGCATTCTCACGCTACCCTTATATTTAGGACTTATTTTCTGTGGCTTGTAAGAGACATTGAACTCAGGAATTTCAACATCAGATCCTTCTACTGAATCAGGCTTCAAGTGGCCAGCTATATAACACCGATACGCCACCCTGTTGCCGTATCgcgtatcggatacgtatccgataccgatacgcgacggatacaccgtcgatacgtatcctgggcgtatccgcgagctgggccgtattgggccgggaaacctcagattcgatacgtatccttcggcgtatccgcgagctgggccgtattgggcctTCATCCTCCTCTATCTGCAAAGATCTGAGGTTCTCCTCTTCGAAATCAACGTCCATCTCTGTCGAAGAACTTCGCAACTTTCAATTTACGAACTTCAATCCGATTTGGGAACAAAATCGACAGTTAATcggatatgaagaagaagaagaagaaaggggagGCGCCGCTATTGCCTCAACTAGGGATTGAAGAAAATTGGAAATGGGAGAATGAATTGGGCAAGAAGTAGTCACGATGGAAAAGGAGTATATTTGGGGCTCATTTTTTGggccaatttattactccattaactttgtctaattttgtaactataaataaatattttgatcaaTATTATTGGTAATATGGATAAGTATAACCAAAAAATCGATGTGGTGTAATCgaccataaaagaaattgactttagcttttaatattttgtaattttattatttttatttgtataataacattagaatatctattttgtaatttattatgcactattattatttattaaaaaaatagttaaaacgtaTCCGCGTATCGGGTTGTTTGGGAAAGAGCCGTATCCGCGTATCCGTATCCTTCGGATACTGATACGCGTATCCGTATCCGTGCCGCATAGGTGGCCAGCCTAACATTTGGAAGGAGAACAGCTTCAGCATATATTAACATGTTTTTTAAAAGTAAATCAACACGTACCAGCATCCGTATGAAGGTTGTCTTTCCTGTCCCATTTTCTCCGAGCATCACGATAATTTGTGAATCGGTGAATTCACCCTCCACTGCCTTGAGCCTGAAGTTTCCCTGAGTCTTAGTCATGGTTGGATACTTGTATCTTGCATATGTTTCAATTTCCTCCATACTTTCTTGTGGAGTCTCTGCAACCTGCAAGGAGaagtacattttttaaaaatggcaTCTCAGTTACCTAAATACTGCATGTTAGTAGCAAAAAAATATAGGACTTACCTTAAATGTAAGAGATTCATCTCTAAACCTAAGATTTTCGGTTGGAACAAATCCAGCCagaaaaatattaattccttCTCTAACAGAGAATGGAAGAGTAACTACCCCATATACACCAGGTCTCCCATAAAGGCAGCATATGAAGTCCGACAAATAATCAAGCACACTAAGATCATGCTCTACCACAATCACATAGCTGAAAACAAAGATGATAGTAACTGTGTAAAATTTTCATACTTGGATAGTTAACAGAAAAAGTGAACACCGCTACCTATTAGGTCGAAGCAATGATCTAACAACTTGGGCAGCTTTTAGTCTTTGTTTAACATCAAGATAACTTGATGGCTCATCAAACATGTAAATATCTGCATTCTGTACAGCAGCAACAGCTATTGCAAACCTCTGAAGCTCTCCACCTGATAGATCTCCCACATTACGGTCCATAACCTGAATCAACTTAAGGTCAGCAGCAAGTTCTTGTTTCATATCCCTCTCATCTTTCTCAGAAAGAACTTTCCCAACGTTTCCTTGAGCAATTTTAGGAATGTGATCAATGTACTGGGGCTTGATGATTGCCTGAGAATAAATGCATCACAAATATGACAGATGAATAAACTAGAGAGAAATAAAAACATGGAAAATAACAACTGTCGACAAATAAAAAACAGAGTGGGACAGATGGATTAAGTTTCCAGGTAGTCGAGCTATTATTGCATTTGCATTTATTAATATCACCTGCTATCTCAGTCACTTCATACAAAAAAATCTAAGTATAATGGCAATAAAAGAGATTAAAAATGAAGATTAAAGACTTAAAACAATGTAGgtcaaaaaatataatttcgtTTGCAAGCTTATGATAACAAAGTACTTTCCAGTTTCCTCTAAACCAAATATTGTAACACCCAACAAAAGAATATAGAGatatttatttaatcaaatGCAGACAGAACTTGAGCATTATGTTAAACCCAAAAAGTTGTCACGGTCTAAAAACCTCCAACAATCAGAAGAATCTCAACAATATTCTCTTTTAACAGTTATTTTGAAGCAATGGGATATCAATGCCATGCAACTTGGTGGTTCACTTAATCAAGAGAACTATAGCTGAAATCAAGATGAAATATACCCTAACATTGAAAGTTATAAGAATTGCAAGAatgaataagaattaagaaGCCAAAACTATGCAAGCATTCTAGCAACATCATTATCAGAGCTAAAACCTTCAAATTATCTTCAAGAATACGGGTGAAGTAATTTTGCAGTTCAGATCCTCGAAAATAAGTTAAAATTTCTTGCCAATCAGGAGGATTCTGCAAAAAAATagatatagagagaaaaagtcaAGGAACATGTTAAACTCCTAAGGAAAATTCAAGGCTAGCTGAATCGCTAAAGATAGTCACATTAAAGCGTCCCAAGTTAGGTTTCAACTTCCCGGCCAAAACTTTTAGTGCAGTAGATTTTCCAATGCCATTAGTTCCCACCAGGCCCAGAACTTGCCCAGGTCTCGGTACAGGTAATCTGTGAAAATGTTTGAAAAGTTAGAAAGCAACAAAAACATTAAACACACAAGTTGCCTATGCAATTTAAAGGTGTTAGGGCCATAACGATGGGTTGTATCCTTGTCCAAGTCTTTTGGTAGATTAATAATCTGAATTGCTTCAAATGGGCATTTCTGGAGAGCATGCAGAACAATTAATGAGACGCCAAAACTTGAATTTCATTTCTATCATACTGGACAAACCTTGACACAGATACCACATCCAATACACAACTCCTCTGAGATGAAAGCTATCTTGGATGCAGGAGTCACTtctatgcaaagtttacctggATGAACACAGCAGTATGTATAAAAAGTTGTAAAATcctaaaacagaaaataaaatgaaaaatccaTATGATGTGACAATGAGTGAATCAATATACAACGTATCTAAGTTTTGAAAAACAAGAATCATGGAAAAGCTAAAGATAATATTTTTGTATTTGACTCGAATAAGAAATTCAGTGGTTGCTGATATTATAATCGCCGAATGGGATTGATGGTAAGACTTAGTCATGCTGCAATCAACCGGTATCGATTCACAACAGTATTTCATCGTAACATTGCATTTGTACACGCTGATTGATAGAAATGATCAGTGCCACCAAGTCCTACGAATAAGAACTAAGAAGCCCCAGTTCATGCCTACATCTATGATAAGAATGTAAAAGGGACATCACTTGAACACTTGGGATGCATTATTTTGTTATGCATATTAGTAGTAGTTTTATTCTTTTCAAACAAACATGGGTCATAATCCCATGACCAAATAATACTTGAGATCAATCATGCCAAATTAACGAAAAAATAACCATCTAGAGTATTTCACAAATCCCAAATTGAGATCAGaattttacaaaataaactaaTAGAAATAGAGCcagtataatactccctccgtcccccaatttgagtcactcttttccatttcgggccgtccccgaataagagtcactcttcccaCTTACCATTTTTGGACATCAAAATTACCCTTTATTACACAAAAAGTCAAAGgggccccacatttcactacctaagtccatttattacaccacacattcaaacttttccttaaaactcgtgccgagtcaaagagtgactcaaattgggggacggagggagtatacatGTAAAAGAAGACAGAATCTGCAGCAGGCtagtttaatattattattaataaaaacagGAATTGGGGTTTTGACCTGTTTTGACAACAGGACAACTCTTTTTGCACTCCTGCCGACATTTCTTAGGCTTACACTTGTCGGAGCTCACTATGGCAATACGCGTGAGTTTCTGGTCCGCCATATCTTTTATTCAACTAGTTTGGTTTCTAAAGAGATTTAAACTTCaaattaaatcaagaaaaaccataaccttTCAAATTAAATCAGCTGAACGGAAGATCATGTACGtgtagtgtatatatatattggcaTAGGAAAAGGTATAAGGTATCATCTCCTGCGAATCGGGAGAGATAGAGAGGCGGCGCTAGGGTTCCAAGTGGGAATAAAGAAATCTGGGGTTCCTTTCGTTtggtttttattttgtaattggCTGGTAATTTAGGAAACAATTTGGCCGTAGTGTATGTTGAGTGGTTTATCATTAATTACATCGGACACGTTTTGCACATTGGACACGTTACGTCTTATGTTTCTGCGCACAGGTTTTGTACGGACACGCTCTTCAAAATATAGGAATTGAAACTGTCCCAGTTCTAAATTGATTTATCCTTCGAGTCAACATTTTCGTCATAAAGTCTTGACCTATTGATTTAGTCTActtgtttatttgattttaacaaaatcttaaaaattcTGTGACTATTGACTGAACTACTAATTCATGCCTAATTAAGTACtcaaacaaatataattaattatttcagtTTTGACCACCCAGGTTTACTCTGATCCATGGTTAATATGAAGTCTTCTCCAGACCCCATCCCATCAATCATGCAAGACATCAAAATAGCACATTCAACGCTAATCTTAGCCCCTTTCTTGAGCCCTAAGACCATCCGCAataggcggacgatggcacgcccgatggcgcgcgccgcccccactgtgggtgtgtggcataggccgcggacgatagtcgcggcctatgcttcgggcgcgacttaaaccgcggacgatggccatcgtccgcgccatcgtccgcctcaTTGCGGACGCAGCGGACGATGGTCgtggacgatggccatcgtccgcgacatcatccgccccattgtgaaggccgcggacgatgacacgcggtttcgtttttttatataaatctcgtttctcattcagttgtgcatacgaacatatcgactatctctcaacatattctctctcaacatccaacgaaaatgaatcccggcgaagacaccaatagttctagttcgtctgattccggtcgttcgattgacgaagcattagatgcagccgttgaagaggccatcgCGGCATGCTATtcgcaaatgcagcgcgagaaggcggcggctgcagcggcggctgagcaagtccatcgtCCTATTCGACCtaggacgtatgtccgacgcaACCACGAGGAAGCTCACAGGCGtatggttgaagactattttgccgatcaaccacgttggggcccgactgttttccgccgccggtttcgaatgtcgaggtacctttttctcagcattgttcgtacattgtcttcacgtgaagaatacttcacgtttcgggaggacgccatcgggaaacccggccttacaccattgcaaaagtgcacgattgctattcgtcagttggcatacggcaccacggtggacctttttgacgagtacctccactgtggggagactacaggccgcgagtgtttgaagtacttttgtcgggggatagtagaggcctatggcgacacatatttgcgcaagccgactgccactgattgccagggtttgatgcagatgcacgagacggtgcACGGGTTTcttgggatgctcgggagcatcgactgtatgcactggcagtggaagaactgtccgagggcgtggagaggccaattcacaagtggatacaagggcagccacccgacgatgatactcgaagccgtcgctgactatcggctttggatctggcatgcttacttcggcttagccgggtcgaacaacgacatcaacgtcctcaactcgtccactcTCTTCAAcgaccaatgtaacggcaacggcccggccatagAGTTTACTgtcaacagacgccaataccatatggggtactacttggccgacggcatctacccacggtggccagttttcctaaagacagTCAGCTGCccgattggtgagaagagggttttatttgcgcaaaagcaagaggcggcgcggaaggatgtagagcgggcatttggggtgctccaatcacggtgggcaattgtgaaagggccggctcgtttctggtacaaggaagtcatcgccgatgtcatatatgcgtgcatgaatatgatagtcgagagtgaaggcggaagcatcaccgattggaatgacgacgaccgtgcatctagctctgccggcacatcgaccgagacacccgatagagggttaccgttaggtttcgatgaggttttatctaggcaggcctcaatgcgcaaccaacaggagcatgcgcagctcatgagcgacatgattgaagaagtgtgggctcgtaaccgccgtcgatgagtttgcgttttttattactccctccgtcccgtgctactcgcacgtttgcttttcggctcgtcacaaagtccttacactatttataatttaagttagaattaatgcatttaattaatatgttagtttaagttaagagctcttttattgagtgatgtctcattacacctaaaattcttttttaattacacaaaaaaatcaatcccaaatttacggcctaaaataaaaagtgcgagtagcatgggacggagggagtatttcgcattgtaatgtattaattttattaaatgaatgaagtttttaaaattcgtattttaaatgtattttagttttttttaattcgtatgtattttgtaaatattacaaaattgatgatgtggcgcgccatagggcgcgccttagggcgcccactgcaggtggagaaggaggaggataaaaa is a window encoding:
- the LOC121772140 gene encoding ABC transporter E family member 2-like — its product is MADQKLTRIAIVSSDKCKPKKCRQECKKSCPVVKTGKLCIEVTPASKIAFISEELCIGCGICVKKCPFEAIQIINLPKDLDKDTTHRYGPNTFKLHRLPVPRPGQVLGLVGTNGIGKSTALKVLAGKLKPNLGRFNNPPDWQEILTYFRGSELQNYFTRILEDNLKAIIKPQYIDHIPKIAQGNVGKVLSEKDERDMKQELAADLKLIQVMDRNVGDLSGGELQRFAIAVAAVQNADIYMFDEPSSYLDVKQRLKAAQVVRSLLRPNSYVIVVEHDLSVLDYLSDFICCLYGRPGVYGVVTLPFSVREGINIFLAGFVPTENLRFRDESLTFKVAETPQESMEEIETYARYKYPTMTKTQGNFRLKAVEGEFTDSQIIVMLGENGTGKTTFIRMLVPGHLKPDSVEGSDVEIPEFNVSYKPQKISPKYKGSVRMLLISRIRDSYMHPQFVSDVMKPLLIEQLMDEEVVNLSGGELQRVALTICLGKPADIYLIDEPSAFLDSEQRIVASKVIKRFILHAKKTAFVVEHDFIMATYLADRVIVYEGKPSIDCVANSPQSLLTGMNLFLSHLDITFRRDPTNFRPRINKLESTKDREQKSAGSYYYLDD